A genomic stretch from Sphingopyxis sp. YR583 includes:
- a CDS encoding spermidine synthase yields MQVRELIDTARIPGGDELRLYRRGSDFIIVIGGNELMNSRMSGSEEALAVMSCDRLRNPDEAHLLIGGYGMGFTLRAALLALGPKARVTVAELVPAIIDWARRPMAELAAGCLDDPRVELVIDDVAAAIRAGRGRYDAILLDVDNGPDGLVRQANDGIYSAAGLASAKAALRPGGVLAIWSAAPDPRFTRRLITAGFRVDEVTVRARSNGKGPRHTIWFAR; encoded by the coding sequence TTGCAGGTTCGCGAACTGATCGACACGGCGCGGATTCCGGGAGGCGACGAGCTGCGCCTGTACCGGCGCGGCAGCGATTTCATCATCGTGATCGGCGGCAACGAGCTGATGAACAGCCGGATGAGCGGATCGGAGGAGGCGCTCGCGGTGATGAGCTGCGATCGCCTGCGAAATCCGGACGAGGCGCATCTGCTGATCGGCGGCTATGGCATGGGCTTCACCCTGCGCGCGGCGCTGCTGGCACTCGGCCCGAAGGCACGGGTCACGGTGGCCGAGCTGGTTCCCGCGATCATCGACTGGGCACGCAGACCGATGGCGGAGCTGGCCGCCGGATGCCTCGACGATCCGCGTGTCGAACTGGTCATCGACGATGTGGCAGCGGCGATCCGCGCCGGACGTGGCCGCTACGACGCGATCCTGCTGGACGTCGACAACGGCCCCGACGGACTGGTCCGTCAGGCGAACGATGGCATCTATTCGGCCGCAGGGCTCGCCTCGGCCAAGGCGGCGCTGCGCCCTGGCGGCGTCCTCGCCATATGGTCTGCGGCGCCCGATCCACGCTTCACGCGGCGGCTGATAACAGCGGGATTCCGCGTCGACGAGGTCACGGTACGCGCGCGAAGCAATGGCAAGGGCCCGCGGCACACGATCTGGTTTGCGAGATGA
- a CDS encoding murein L,D-transpeptidase catalytic domain family protein: protein MAATSARAQLPNWIQQPVAPLPPPVDYIAIAKKQLAMQGRNIPQSDRVGVVDFGLPSSRPRFALVDMVAGKVEMFPVTHGRGSDPQHDGWLKNFSNRMGSLATSRGAYRTSDYYWGANGSSMRLAGLEPDNYTADQRAIVVHGAWYADPALIATQGKLGRSEGCFVFGEELLPMILYKLGPGRLLFADRLSEPPPMPKPFELPPADPLPGMENLRRATSINGPLPKTAD from the coding sequence TTGGCCGCCACCTCGGCGCGCGCGCAACTCCCGAACTGGATTCAGCAGCCGGTGGCGCCTTTGCCGCCGCCGGTCGATTATATCGCCATCGCGAAAAAACAGCTTGCGATGCAGGGGCGGAATATCCCGCAATCGGATCGCGTCGGGGTCGTCGATTTCGGCCTGCCGTCGTCGCGGCCGCGCTTTGCGCTGGTCGATATGGTCGCGGGCAAGGTCGAGATGTTCCCCGTCACGCACGGGCGCGGGTCGGATCCGCAGCACGACGGCTGGCTCAAGAATTTCTCCAACCGTATGGGCAGCCTTGCGACCTCGCGCGGCGCCTATCGCACCAGCGATTATTATTGGGGCGCCAACGGGTCGTCGATGCGGCTCGCGGGGCTGGAGCCCGATAATTATACCGCCGACCAGCGCGCGATCGTCGTGCATGGCGCCTGGTATGCCGATCCGGCGCTGATCGCGACGCAGGGCAAGCTCGGGCGCAGCGAAGGCTGTTTCGTCTTCGGCGAAGAGCTGCTGCCGATGATCCTGTACAAGCTCGGGCCGGGCAGGCTGCTGTTCGCCGACCGGCTCAGCGAACCGCCGCCGATGCCGAAGCCATTCGAACTGCCGCCGGCCGATCCGCTTCCGGGCATGGAGAATTTACGCCGCGCGACGTCGATCAACGGGCCGTTGCCGAAAACGGCGGATTAA